In Bacteroides coprosuis DSM 18011, the following are encoded in one genomic region:
- a CDS encoding phosphate uptake regulator, PhoU (COGs: COG0704 Phosphate uptake regulator~InterPro IPR008170~KEGG: pdi:BDI_2421 putative transcriptional regulator~PFAM: PhoU~SPTR: Putative transcriptional regulator;~TIGRFAM: PhoU~IMG reference gene:2504108052~PFAM: PhoU domain~TIGRFAM: phosphate transport system regulatory protein PhoU), translating to MIMKQTDSELQALRDEINEMWKLVLSQMEKVKLAYVNHDTELAHEIISREKRVNAFDSKIDSDCENYIALYAPVAIDLRLVLSLIKISNTLERIGDFADGIARQVLDEDYPKIESQLAEDIHVEKMFDIVITMLMECYIALESENTKLSGKILATDDKVDQLYHDSMPVLAKYINEHPDMAMYGLKTMLVIRKLERVGDHCSNIVEEIVFYIDAKVLKHTKPKKKVE from the coding sequence AATGAGATGTGGAAGCTTGTTCTATCACAGATGGAAAAAGTAAAACTAGCCTATGTAAACCACGATACAGAACTAGCTCACGAAATCATTAGCAGAGAGAAACGAGTCAATGCTTTTGATTCTAAAATAGATAGCGACTGTGAAAATTATATAGCCTTATATGCTCCCGTTGCCATAGATTTACGCTTAGTTCTATCGCTTATTAAAATAAGTAACACCTTAGAACGTATAGGCGATTTTGCAGATGGAATTGCTAGACAAGTATTGGATGAAGATTATCCAAAGATTGAGTCACAGTTGGCAGAAGATATACATGTAGAAAAAATGTTTGACATTGTTATTACTATGTTAATGGAATGCTACATTGCTTTAGAGTCTGAAAACACAAAGCTATCTGGCAAAATTTTAGCTACAGATGACAAAGTTGATCAACTCTACCATGATTCAATGCCCGTACTTGCTAAATATATCAATGAACATCCAGATATGGCTATGTATGGATTGAAAACCATGTTAGTTATACGAAAATTAGAACGCGTGGGTGACCATTGCAGTAATATAGTAGAAGAAATAGTATTCTACATTGATGCTAAGGTATTGAAGCATACTAAACCAAAAAAGAAAGTAGAATAA
- a CDS encoding GCN5-related N-acetyltransferase (COGs: COG1670 Acetyltransferase including N-acetylase of ribosomal protein~InterPro IPR000182~KEGG: bth:BT_0999 putative acetyltransferase~PFAM: GCN5-related N-acetyltransferase (GNAT) domain~SPTR: Putative uncharacterized protein;~IMG reference gene:2504108057~PFAM: Acetyltransferase (GNAT) family) has protein sequence MTYIETPRLIIRDWKREDLQSFVTLNKDPEVMEHFLKTLMPTESIAMFNKIKDEINEYGYGPFAIELKEDHSFIGFTGFHNFDLDVDFAPGVEIAWRIHKNYWNQGYVTEAAKACLEYAKENLEFDQVYAFTSLPNIRSQRVMQKIGMTKMKEFDHPLVPKSHPLQRHVLYQILL, from the coding sequence ATGACTTATATAGAAACACCACGATTAATCATTAGAGACTGGAAAAGAGAGGACCTACAATCTTTTGTAACTCTAAACAAAGATCCTGAGGTTATGGAGCATTTCCTAAAAACATTAATGCCTACAGAAAGCATTGCTATGTTTAATAAAATCAAAGACGAAATCAATGAATATGGATATGGTCCATTCGCTATCGAACTTAAAGAAGATCATTCCTTTATTGGTTTTACGGGCTTCCATAATTTTGACCTAGACGTTGATTTTGCTCCTGGAGTGGAAATTGCTTGGAGAATACATAAAAACTATTGGAATCAAGGATATGTAACTGAAGCAGCAAAAGCATGTTTAGAATATGCTAAGGAAAATTTAGAGTTCGATCAAGTATATGCTTTTACGTCCTTACCGAATATAAGATCTCAACGAGTTATGCAAAAGATAGGAATGACTAAAATGAAAGAATTCGACCACCCTCTTGTTCCAAAAAGTCATCCATTACAAAGACACGTGTTATACCAAATCTTACTATGA
- a CDS encoding Beta-N-acetylhexosaminidase (COGs: COG3525 N-acetyl-beta-hexosaminidase~InterPro IPR015883:IPR011658~KEGG: bth:BT_0506 beta-hexosaminidase precursor~PFAM: Glycoside hydrolase, family 20, catalytic core~PRIAM: Beta-N-acetylhexosaminidase~SMART: PA14~SPTR: PA14 domain protein;~IMG reference gene:2504108060~PFAM: Glycosyl hydrolase family 20, catalytic domain; PA14 domain), protein MLNKIYSYLLIGSALLLSACSSTQKNEEVAIIPTPLSIEMGSSEFQFDKVSTIGISDESLKPAAEYLASIFKGAVTFSVEQDNSKADITLALKEIDQNKETYVLEINPKQIKIESASYSGIISAISSVRQLLPIEIENPTPDLVVTLPSTVIKDTPRLSWRGMMIDSSRHFWTKEEVKSILDLMAMYKLNKFHWHLTDDQGWRIEIKQYPLLTEKGAYRKFNSHDRECISNITKMDNPDYTIPEDRIQVIHGDTIYGGFYTQEDIKEIVAYAGQRGIDVIPEVDMPGHFMAAIGEYPELACKGLIGWGEVFSSPICPGKDATLEFCKNVYREVFQLFPYEFVHMGGDEVDQSNWKKCTDCQKRIKEEGLASEKELQAWFVREMEAFFKENGKRFIGWDEVLNDGLSEQATIMWWRSWSPEAIPTATSEGKNVINTENVYLYFDYLQDNKTMGKLLGYNPVPDDITPEQKALILGVQANVWAEWIPSIERLQYMITPRILALSEIAWTEPSKIPSLTEFYSLILPQIKRMDIMGINYRIPDLEGFYNVNTFVDETTLNLTCPLPNTEIRYTTDGTIPNKNSQLYEGPLTVTETTSFTFRTFRPDGSASDFVETKFMKTPYREAVDVETTSEGLKAVWYDYAGSECEKVDTAKKMGEYEISTVSIPEGVSGNIGLVITGYIEVPTDDIYTFALLSDDGSIMKIGEDLVVDNDGAHSPKEIVSQVALKRGLHPIEIRYFDNNGGMLEMYMINKNGEKTIIDKSWLKH, encoded by the coding sequence ATGTTAAACAAAATTTATTCTTATCTGCTGATAGGCTCAGCTTTACTCCTATCAGCTTGTTCTTCTACGCAGAAAAATGAAGAGGTAGCAATTATCCCTACCCCTTTATCTATTGAAATGGGCTCTAGTGAATTCCAATTTGATAAAGTGTCAACTATTGGGATCTCAGATGAATCTTTAAAACCCGCTGCTGAATATTTAGCTTCTATATTTAAAGGGGCTGTGACTTTTTCTGTTGAGCAGGATAACTCGAAAGCAGATATAACTCTGGCACTAAAAGAGATTGATCAAAATAAAGAAACTTATGTATTAGAAATAAATCCGAAACAGATAAAGATAGAGTCTGCATCTTATTCTGGTATTATTTCAGCAATATCATCGGTTAGGCAGTTGTTACCTATTGAAATTGAAAATCCAACACCTGATTTAGTGGTTACTCTACCATCAACCGTAATCAAAGACACTCCACGATTAAGCTGGAGAGGGATGATGATTGATTCATCTCGTCATTTTTGGACGAAGGAAGAGGTGAAAAGTATCCTAGACTTAATGGCCATGTACAAGTTAAATAAATTTCACTGGCATTTGACTGATGATCAAGGTTGGAGGATCGAAATAAAACAATATCCTTTACTTACAGAGAAGGGAGCATACAGAAAGTTTAACTCACACGATAGGGAGTGTATATCAAATATCACAAAGATGGATAATCCTGATTATACTATTCCAGAAGACCGCATACAAGTTATTCATGGAGATACAATTTATGGTGGCTTTTATACTCAAGAAGATATCAAAGAAATTGTGGCTTATGCGGGTCAGAGAGGTATTGATGTAATCCCCGAAGTAGATATGCCTGGGCACTTCATGGCAGCTATTGGTGAGTACCCTGAACTTGCCTGTAAAGGTTTAATCGGTTGGGGTGAAGTGTTTTCATCTCCTATCTGTCCAGGAAAAGATGCAACTTTAGAGTTCTGTAAGAATGTGTACCGTGAGGTTTTTCAATTATTTCCTTATGAATTTGTTCATATGGGAGGAGATGAGGTAGATCAATCTAATTGGAAAAAATGTACTGATTGCCAAAAGCGTATTAAAGAAGAAGGTTTGGCTTCTGAAAAAGAGTTGCAAGCTTGGTTTGTAAGAGAAATGGAGGCTTTCTTCAAAGAGAATGGAAAACGTTTTATCGGTTGGGATGAAGTGTTAAATGATGGACTATCAGAACAAGCTACCATTATGTGGTGGAGAAGTTGGAGTCCTGAAGCTATTCCTACAGCAACATCAGAAGGTAAGAATGTAATTAATACAGAGAATGTTTATCTTTATTTTGATTATTTACAAGATAATAAAACGATGGGTAAGCTATTGGGCTACAATCCAGTACCTGACGATATAACCCCAGAGCAGAAAGCTTTAATATTAGGAGTACAAGCTAATGTGTGGGCCGAGTGGATCCCTTCTATAGAAAGATTGCAATATATGATTACTCCACGTATTCTGGCTCTAAGTGAAATTGCATGGACAGAACCTTCTAAAATTCCTTCTTTGACAGAGTTTTATTCTCTCATTCTTCCTCAAATCAAGAGAATGGACATCATGGGTATTAATTATAGAATACCAGATTTAGAAGGTTTTTATAATGTCAATACTTTTGTGGATGAGACTACCTTAAACTTAACTTGTCCATTGCCTAATACGGAGATTCGATATACTACAGATGGTACTATCCCAAATAAAAACTCTCAACTATATGAAGGTCCATTAACAGTAACAGAAACAACGAGCTTTACGTTCCGAACATTTCGCCCAGATGGTTCTGCTTCTGATTTTGTAGAAACAAAATTTATGAAAACGCCTTATCGTGAAGCTGTTGATGTAGAAACTACAAGCGAGGGGTTAAAAGCTGTTTGGTATGATTATGCAGGTAGTGAGTGTGAAAAGGTAGATACCGCTAAAAAAATGGGAGAGTATGAAATCAGTACTGTTTCTATTCCTGAAGGTGTTTCTGGTAATATTGGTCTGGTTATAACAGGCTATATTGAAGTACCAACGGATGATATTTATACCTTTGCTCTGTTATCTGATGATGGAAGTATTATGAAAATCGGAGAAGATTTGGTGGTTGATAACGATGGAGCACACTCTCCCAAAGAGATTGTTTCGCAAGTTGCCTTAAAAAGAGGTCTTCATCCTATAGAAATTCGTTATTTCGATAATAATGGTGGAATGCTTGAAATGTATATGATTAATAAGAACGGTGAAAAGACGATAATAGATAAGTCTTGGTTAAAACACTAA
- a CDS encoding NUDIX hydrolase (InterPro IPR000086~KEGG: lby:Lbys_1394 NUDIX hydrolase~PFAM: NUDIX hydrolase domain~SPTR: Putative uncharacterized protein;~IMG reference gene:2504108058~PFAM: NUDIX domain): MKLPTAGLIALKGDKLLLAYSNNKKAWYLPGGKIDKNETAIEALIREIKEELSLELNPNNIEYYCHISAPAFGEPESIMMEQDCFLYDLKDKNVEASHEIGALKYFSYQEYLQEPIQVCGVITVYNHLVSDKKVNQ, translated from the coding sequence ATGAAATTACCAACCGCAGGATTAATAGCATTAAAGGGAGATAAATTACTGTTAGCATATAGCAATAATAAAAAGGCTTGGTATCTTCCTGGGGGAAAAATAGATAAAAATGAAACTGCCATAGAGGCTCTTATTAGAGAAATAAAAGAAGAACTTTCTTTAGAATTAAACCCTAATAATATAGAATACTATTGTCATATTTCTGCACCAGCCTTTGGTGAACCTGAAAGTATTATGATGGAGCAAGATTGTTTCTTGTATGATTTAAAGGATAAGAATGTTGAGGCTAGTCATGAAATAGGAGCCCTAAAATACTTTAGCTATCAGGAGTATCTTCAAGAGCCTATACAAGTTTGTGGTGTTATCACAGTTTATAATCACTTAGTGAGTGATAAAAAAGTGAATCAATAA
- a CDS encoding endoribonuclease L-PSP (COGs: COG0251 Putative translation initiation inhibitor yjgF family~InterPro IPR006056:IPR006175~KEGG: pru:PRU_2834 putative endoribonuclease L-PSP~PFAM: Endoribonuclease L-PSP~SPTR: Putative endoribonuclease L-PSP;~TIGRFAM: YjgF-like protein~IMG reference gene:2504108056~PFAM: Endoribonuclease L-PSP~TIGRFAM: endoribonuclease L-PSP, putative) — MKKVIATKNAPAAIGPYSQAIEVNNTIYISGQLPIDPSTGQFPKGGIKEQTQQSFNNIKAILKEVGLTTDHIVKTTVLLASIDDFGPMNEVYTTQFGDSYPARSAFAVKDLPKGALVEIEVIAAR; from the coding sequence ATGAAAAAAGTAATTGCGACAAAGAATGCCCCTGCAGCAATTGGCCCATATAGCCAAGCTATAGAAGTAAATAATACAATCTATATTTCTGGACAACTACCTATTGATCCTTCAACAGGTCAATTTCCTAAAGGTGGCATTAAAGAACAAACACAACAATCTTTCAATAATATTAAAGCTATCCTTAAAGAAGTAGGACTTACTACAGATCATATTGTTAAAACAACAGTCCTCTTAGCTAGTATTGATGATTTTGGTCCGATGAATGAAGTGTACACGACACAGTTTGGCGATTCTTATCCCGCACGATCTGCCTTTGCAGTTAAAGATTTACCAAAAGGAGCACTAGTAGAAATCGAAGTAATAGCAGCAAGATAA
- a CDS encoding transposase IS3/IS911 family protein (InterPro IPR002514~KEGG: chu:CHU_3617 transposase~PFAM: Transposase IS3/IS911family~SPTR: Prolipoprotein diacylglyceryl transferase;~manually curated~IMG reference gene:2504108059~PFAM: Integrase core domain; Transposase), with protein sequence MKSKERPYVRRSQKDYSMPFKLSVVQEYEETDISYSALSRKYRIQGSDTIRQWVIKYGSTDVIYKTSYPMNKPKDLKIVELEAQIETLKRKNNRLEHELENRDHKAAILDILIDIAEKEYKIKIRKKLLPRAADRYKEVEGLSLTQICVLLGINRQFYYRRKWSERKNKQKAEKVIQVVHQLRRDMPRLGGRKLYHLLYDNLRELGVGRDKLFTILRANQLLVTPKRSHKRTTNSFHRFKKHKNLIENIELVAPEQVWVSDITYVSSAKHHYYLALITDAYSKKIVGYDLSESLSTKGSLRALRMANKSRIYTEMELIHHSDRGIQYCSDSYQKQLKKYRIKCSMTESYDPYANAVAERVNGILKDEFSISEYNLSLKDMQRLIKDTIHIYNEKRPHASCGYNTPDFMHRQNKIKIKTYKKSKQIMLLGLNILFLKRY encoded by the exons ATGAAAAGTAAAGAAAGACCGTATGTTAGGCGTAGTCAAAAAGACTATAGTATGCCCTTTAAATTATCCGTAGTCCAGGAATATGAAGAAACCGATATCTCTTATAGCGCTTTAAGTCGAAAATATAGAATACAAGGTAGTGATACTATCCGTCAGTGGGTAATCAAATATGGCAGTACAGATGTTATATATAAAACATCCTATCCTATGAATAAACCCAAAGACCTAAAAATCGTTGAGCTCGAAGCTCAAATAGAGACGCTCAAGCGTAAAAACAACCGATTGGAGCATGAGTTAGAGAATAGAGATCACAAAGCTGCTATCTTAGATATTCTTATTGATATAGCAGAGAAAGAGTATAAAATCAAGATACGAAAA AAACTCCTCCCCCGAGCAGCCGACAGATACAAAGAAGTAGAGGGCCTATCTCTTACTCAAATTTGTGTGCTACTCGGGATCAATAGGCAGTTTTATTATCGAAGGAAGTGGAGTGAAAGGAAAAATAAACAAAAAGCTGAAAAAGTAATTCAAGTCGTTCATCAGTTACGTAGGGATATGCCTAGGTTAGGTGGTAGAAAACTGTATCACCTGCTTTATGATAATCTACGAGAGCTTGGTGTGGGACGAGATAAACTATTTACTATACTTAGAGCAAACCAGTTACTAGTTACACCTAAACGCTCTCATAAGCGAACTACTAATTCTTTTCACCGCTTTAAAAAGCATAAAAACTTAATAGAAAATATAGAACTCGTAGCTCCCGAGCAGGTATGGGTCAGTGATATTACCTATGTGTCTTCGGCTAAGCACCATTACTATCTAGCTCTTATTACGGATGCTTATTCTAAGAAAATAGTAGGTTATGATCTCTCTGAGAGTTTAAGCACAAAAGGAAGTCTTAGAGCACTAAGAATGGCTAATAAAAGCCGGATATATACTGAGATGGAGCTAATCCACCACTCTGACAGAGGTATTCAATATTGTTCGGATAGCTACCAGAAGCAGTTAAAAAAGTATCGCATAAAATGTAGCATGACAGAAAGTTATGATCCCTATGCAAATGCTGTAGCAGAAAGAGTCAATGGTATCTTAAAGGATGAATTCAGTATAAGTGAGTATAATCTAAGCTTGAAGGATATGCAGAGACTTATTAAAGACACTATCCATATCTATAATGAGAAAAGGCCACATGCTTCTTGTGGGTATAATACTCCTGATTTTATGCATCGACAGAATAAAATAAAAATTAAAACTTATAAAAAGTCCAAGCAAATCATGTTGCTCGGACTTAATATACTATTTTTAAAACGTTATTAA
- a CDS encoding hypothetical protein (KEGG: fjo:Fjoh_3442 hypothetical protein~SPTR: Putative uncharacterized protein;~IMG reference gene:2504108061) yields MSAQGLKGTWFAGGNVNFGKQEINTPEGVDKVTNTAIMPLVGNFIAPTVAIGGALGYNQQKFDDAKFNTFTIMPLARKYWNIAGNLYVFGQIALPVDIGSTKKTEPEADTFGIHFQVAPGFDLIVNKWLTIEASFVLINAGYSSIDPDGGNKVKDWSIRGNSIASSSFGDLSVGVKFLF; encoded by the coding sequence ATGAGTGCACAAGGATTAAAAGGGACTTGGTTTGCAGGAGGTAATGTAAATTTCGGTAAACAAGAAATCAACACTCCTGAAGGTGTAGACAAAGTAACGAATACTGCAATTATGCCATTGGTCGGTAACTTTATCGCTCCTACAGTAGCTATTGGTGGAGCGTTAGGATATAATCAACAAAAATTTGACGATGCCAAGTTCAATACCTTCACAATTATGCCTTTAGCAAGAAAATACTGGAACATTGCTGGTAATTTATATGTATTTGGTCAGATTGCATTACCTGTAGACATAGGTAGTACAAAAAAGACTGAACCTGAAGCAGATACTTTTGGCATACACTTCCAAGTAGCTCCTGGCTTTGACTTGATCGTAAACAAATGGCTTACAATTGAAGCTTCATTTGTACTTATCAATGCTGGTTACTCTAGTATTGATCCAGACGGTGGCAATAAAGTTAAAGATTGGAGTATTAGAGGTAACTCTATTGCAAGTAGCTCATTCGGTGATTTAAGCGTGGGTGTAAAGTTCCTATTCTAA
- a CDS encoding two component transcriptional regulator, winged helix family (COGs: COG0745 Response regulators consisting of a CheY-like receiver domain and a winged-helix DNA-binding domain~InterPro IPR001789:IPR001867~KEGG: bth:BT_1482 two-component system response regulator~PFAM: Signal transduction response regulator, receiver domain; Signal transduction response regulator, C-terminal~SMART: Signal transduction response regulator, receiver domain; Signal transduction response regulator, C-terminal~SPTR: Putative uncharacterized protein;~IMG reference gene:2504108053~PFAM: Response regulator receiver domain; Transcriptional regulatory protein, C terminal) yields MKPKILIVDDEPDICEILTFNLVNEGLIVDYAYSAEEALQKLSPEHSLILLDIMMDGMSGYKMAEKLRSEGNEIPIIFLTAKRSENDMLTGFSVGADDYISKPFSIKEVIARVKAILKRAKLKKQNESPTSIDFEGLSINLESKEVIIDEEMIPLTKTEFEILALLTSNPSRLFSREDIIGVVWSETPYITERTVDVHITRLRKKMKDYGQFITSRSGYGYRFNVNEE; encoded by the coding sequence ATGAAACCTAAAATACTTATCGTTGATGACGAACCTGATATTTGTGAAATTCTTACATTCAACCTTGTCAATGAAGGCCTCATCGTAGATTATGCTTATTCGGCAGAAGAGGCTTTACAGAAACTTAGCCCTGAACATTCACTCATCCTCCTTGATATAATGATGGACGGAATGTCTGGTTATAAAATGGCTGAAAAGTTAAGGAGTGAAGGTAATGAAATTCCCATTATCTTTCTGACTGCCAAACGTTCTGAAAATGATATGCTAACAGGGTTTTCAGTCGGTGCAGATGATTACATATCCAAACCCTTTTCCATCAAGGAAGTAATAGCTCGTGTTAAAGCAATCTTGAAAAGAGCCAAACTTAAAAAACAAAATGAGTCGCCAACTTCAATTGATTTCGAAGGCTTAAGCATTAACTTAGAGAGCAAAGAGGTTATTATTGATGAAGAAATGATTCCTCTTACTAAGACCGAATTTGAAATACTTGCTCTATTGACCTCCAATCCTTCTCGTCTATTCTCAAGAGAAGATATTATAGGTGTTGTATGGTCGGAAACTCCTTATATAACAGAAAGAACAGTAGATGTACACATCACCAGACTTAGAAAAAAGATGAAAGATTATGGACAATTCATCACTAGCAGATCTGGCTATGGGTACAGATTCAATGTGAATGAAGAATGA
- a CDS encoding integral membrane sensor signal transduction histidine kinase (COGs: COG5002 Signal transduction histidine kinase~InterPro IPR003661:IPR003594~KEGG: bth:BT_1483 two-component system sensor histidine kinase~PFAM: ATPase-like, ATP-binding domain; Signal transduction histidine kinase, subgroup 1, dimerisation/phosphoacceptor domain~SMART: ATPase-like, ATP-binding domain; Signal transduction histidine kinase, subgroup 1, dimerisation/phosphoacceptor domain~SPTR: Putative uncharacterized protein;~IMG reference gene:2504108054~PFAM: Histidine kinase-, DNA gyrase B-, and HSP90-like ATPase; His Kinase A (phosphoacceptor) domain), whose product MKFNYKQKIFFSFCLLITLFAGSIIFFEKSEAKRYKTEALEERLNVYSSLIYRSLQKKDTFDIETINSIISSFPRNLRVTILSHIGDVLFDNTISKDDLKLENHSKRPEIIQAQKKGSGSDIRISTTTSEKYLYYAKQYQTLYIRVALPYNIETKEILKADNIFLYFIIILFLIAILLVYRLSNRLSQSIRQLRDFTVNQQSSTRAIKTNFPDDELGEVASQMVDNYKELKHSQSQIALEREKLLQHIHTSEEGICFFTASKKVEFYNGLFMHYLNIMLDKKSTNPAVILTDPLYSNLQEFIQAPENNGYYETKIERQGKQFNIRISIFDDNSFEIIINDITKREKTRLLKQEMTSNIAHELRTPITSIRGYLETIKSQNLSTEQNQYFIDKAYNQVINLSQLIDDMSMITKIEEVPQSFDFEKVSISEVIEEVYTDFKEALQQENIELYNSVPENCLLKGNRNLLYAVFRNLVENTIKYGGNKAHIYISCYNEDEYFYYFSYADEGKGISGDEHLNRLFERFYRISAGRTRKTGGTGLGLSIVKNAIQIHKGTIIAKNRIEGGLEFLFKIKK is encoded by the coding sequence ATGAAATTCAACTATAAACAAAAAATATTCTTTAGCTTCTGCCTACTTATAACGCTATTTGCAGGTAGTATTATTTTCTTTGAAAAATCTGAAGCTAAAAGATATAAGACAGAAGCCCTTGAAGAGCGCCTAAATGTCTATTCATCATTGATATATAGAAGCCTCCAGAAAAAAGACACTTTCGATATAGAAACTATCAATAGTATCATTAGTTCTTTTCCTAGAAACTTACGAGTAACTATTCTTTCGCACATTGGCGACGTTCTCTTTGATAATACGATCTCTAAGGATGATCTTAAACTAGAAAATCACAGCAAAAGACCAGAGATAATACAAGCTCAAAAAAAAGGTAGTGGAAGCGACATCAGAATTTCAACTACTACTTCAGAGAAGTATTTGTACTATGCTAAACAGTATCAAACTCTATACATAAGAGTTGCACTCCCCTACAACATTGAGACCAAGGAAATTCTTAAAGCAGATAACATTTTCCTCTATTTTATTATAATTCTTTTTTTGATAGCCATACTCTTAGTCTATCGATTATCCAATAGACTGTCTCAGTCTATCCGACAACTGAGAGATTTTACAGTTAATCAACAGAGTTCAACCCGTGCAATAAAGACCAACTTCCCTGATGATGAATTGGGGGAAGTAGCTTCACAGATGGTCGACAATTATAAAGAGCTCAAACATAGTCAGTCTCAAATAGCTCTTGAAAGAGAAAAGCTATTACAACATATTCACACTTCTGAAGAGGGTATTTGCTTTTTTACAGCAAGTAAGAAAGTGGAATTTTATAACGGACTATTTATGCACTATCTCAATATAATGCTTGATAAAAAGAGTACAAACCCTGCTGTTATCCTAACAGACCCTCTCTATAGCAATCTTCAAGAGTTTATCCAAGCCCCTGAAAATAACGGCTATTATGAAACTAAAATAGAAAGACAAGGAAAGCAGTTTAATATTCGCATTAGTATATTCGATGATAATAGTTTTGAAATAATTATCAATGATATTACTAAAAGAGAAAAAACAAGACTCTTAAAACAAGAAATGACAAGTAATATTGCACATGAATTAAGAACTCCTATCACAAGTATAAGAGGATATTTAGAAACTATAAAAAGCCAAAACTTAAGCACAGAACAAAATCAATATTTTATAGATAAAGCCTATAATCAGGTAATTAATCTTTCTCAGTTGATAGATGACATGAGTATGATCACTAAAATAGAAGAAGTACCTCAATCTTTTGATTTTGAGAAAGTGTCTATATCTGAAGTGATAGAAGAGGTTTATACCGACTTTAAAGAGGCTCTACAGCAGGAGAATATTGAACTCTATAATTCAGTACCTGAGAACTGTCTATTAAAGGGGAACCGCAATCTACTTTATGCCGTATTCCGAAATCTAGTTGAAAACACTATTAAGTATGGAGGAAATAAAGCTCACATCTATATTTCATGCTATAATGAAGATGAATACTTCTACTATTTTTCATATGCAGACGAAGGTAAAGGCATTAGTGGTGATGAGCATTTGAATAGATTATTTGAGCGATTTTATAGAATATCAGCTGGGAGAACAAGAAAAACAGGAGGGACAGGTCTCGGCCTATCTATCGTAAAGAATGCTATTCAAATACATAAAGGAACCATTATTGCCAAAAACAGAATAGAAGGTGGATTAGAGTTCTTATTTAAAATCAAGAAATGA